In the genome of Treponema pedis, one region contains:
- a CDS encoding MATE family efflux transporter encodes MKDLTEGNELKQIVFFSLPMLLGNILQQLYNVADSIVVGQNIGAHALAAVGMSFPVLFVFLSLSIGFSMASNILIAQFFGAKKHKSIELVIQTSFLLLFFAGLIITLLGIYFAPYILKIMRTPKDVLPEALTYLRIMFSGFTFIFMYNGITAMLRGLGDSLIPLYALAISAIMNIILDCIFVIWFNWGTAGAGYATLISQIFSCVWILFYSRAKYGYFKVNYFKLQFDKHLCIESVKIGLPTGIQQALVGGGFMAMSSVVNIFGTQAAAAFSAVGKLDGFIIMPGLNISAALSSFTGQNLGAGKKERVKKGLRGSLLLGLSITTIAVFLLAFFGSFFISLFVDKTEVVLIGAEYFKIASVSYLLLSVTFILTGVIRGAGKAMFPMISTLLAMWIFRVPSAGALSQYWGLNGIWFSFNIGAGAGLLLTVIYYFSGKWQK; translated from the coding sequence ATGAAAGACTTAACCGAAGGAAATGAATTAAAGCAAATTGTTTTTTTCTCCTTACCTATGTTATTGGGTAATATACTTCAGCAATTATATAATGTTGCCGACAGTATTGTTGTAGGTCAAAATATAGGAGCACATGCCCTTGCAGCGGTAGGAATGTCTTTTCCCGTTTTATTTGTTTTTTTATCGCTCAGTATAGGGTTTTCAATGGCGTCCAATATTTTAATTGCGCAATTTTTCGGAGCGAAAAAGCATAAGAGTATTGAGCTTGTAATACAAACAAGTTTTTTACTTTTATTTTTTGCGGGACTTATTATAACTTTGTTAGGAATTTATTTTGCCCCGTATATCTTAAAAATAATGCGCACTCCGAAAGATGTTCTTCCGGAGGCCTTAACTTATTTAAGAATAATGTTTTCGGGGTTTACCTTTATTTTTATGTATAACGGAATTACCGCAATGCTTCGCGGTTTGGGAGATTCGCTTATCCCCTTGTATGCTCTTGCAATCTCCGCAATTATGAATATAATTTTAGATTGTATTTTTGTAATTTGGTTTAACTGGGGAACGGCTGGAGCGGGATACGCAACTTTAATTTCGCAAATATTTTCCTGTGTTTGGATTCTTTTTTACTCCCGTGCAAAATACGGATATTTTAAAGTAAATTATTTTAAATTACAATTCGATAAACATCTTTGTATTGAATCGGTTAAAATAGGCTTGCCTACAGGAATTCAGCAGGCTCTCGTAGGCGGAGGCTTTATGGCGATGTCTTCCGTAGTAAATATTTTCGGAACTCAAGCTGCCGCCGCTTTTTCCGCAGTAGGAAAATTGGACGGATTTATTATTATGCCGGGACTTAATATAAGCGCGGCTCTTTCTTCGTTTACCGGGCAAAATTTGGGAGCGGGGAAAAAAGAGCGTGTAAAAAAAGGATTGCGCGGGTCTTTACTGCTGGGTTTAAGTATTACAACAATAGCCGTTTTTCTTTTAGCTTTTTTCGGAAGTTTTTTTATTTCGCTTTTTGTAGACAAAACGGAAGTTGTTTTAATAGGAGCTGAATATTTTAAAATTGCAAGCGTTTCTTATCTTTTACTGTCGGTTACCTTTATTTTAACCGGCGTAATAAGAGGTGCGGGCAAGGCGATGTTTCCGATGATTTCCACACTGCTTGCAATGTGGATTTTTAGAGTGCCTTCGGCAGGGGCTCTTTCTCAATATTGGGGCCTTAACGGAATTTGGTTTTCGTTTAATATAGGTGCCGGTGCCGGATTATTGCTTACGGTTATTTATTATTTTTCGGGGAAGTGGCAAAAGTAA
- a CDS encoding lipoprotein: MKTKIKFLFLILLQAVFFSCSKNAENKIAVIWTDRIDFVSYCEVFNNSQNEYKIIVEYKENPADAIINAEVHPDIVIGPWLKGKSARGNFKKINNLFGSGKIDKNGFYPELLNLGSLSGNQYLLPVSFNLPMIIFSSAMKSQIKEGFTISLDEIREVSTQFNRSNRSVFSRMGFSPRWSDDFLYITAKGFDASFEEENNFFSWNDKSLQTAISYIRNWSKQINSSTRAEDEFKFKYLYDSPYSLVRNGRCLFYYVSSDDLFSMPQKQLENIDFRWLSFNGKTPLNDNILYAGICNKAKNKKAAEAFFIWFFREDVQKQLLDRSNQMDLMINSFALAGGFSGLRQVTEKLLPRYYPLLLAHLPQRETFYAPHILPSNWLKLKKEILMPYLKDACGAENETKPIPSLNKKITDWYKNQ; this comes from the coding sequence ATGAAGACTAAAATAAAATTTTTATTTTTAATTTTATTGCAAGCCGTATTTTTTTCCTGTTCAAAAAATGCGGAAAATAAAATTGCGGTTATTTGGACAGACCGCATCGATTTCGTTTCGTATTGTGAAGTTTTTAATAATTCACAAAACGAATATAAAATAATCGTCGAATACAAAGAAAATCCTGCAGATGCAATAATAAATGCGGAAGTTCACCCCGACATTGTAATAGGGCCGTGGTTAAAAGGAAAATCCGCAAGAGGGAATTTTAAAAAAATAAATAATTTATTCGGCTCCGGAAAAATCGATAAAAACGGATTTTATCCTGAACTTTTAAATTTGGGAAGCCTTTCGGGAAATCAATATTTATTACCGGTCAGTTTTAACTTACCTATGATTATTTTTTCTTCAGCGATGAAATCACAAATAAAAGAAGGTTTTACCATATCGCTCGATGAAATCCGGGAAGTTTCAACGCAGTTTAACAGATCAAACCGTTCGGTCTTTTCGCGCATGGGATTTTCTCCGCGCTGGTCCGACGATTTTTTATATATAACGGCAAAAGGCTTTGATGCTTCTTTTGAAGAAGAAAATAATTTTTTTTCATGGAATGATAAATCGCTTCAAACTGCAATATCATATATCCGCAATTGGAGTAAACAAATAAATTCTTCCACCCGGGCCGAAGATGAATTCAAATTTAAATATCTTTACGATTCTCCTTACTCTCTTGTAAGAAACGGGCGCTGTCTTTTTTATTATGTTTCAAGCGACGACTTATTTTCAATGCCTCAAAAACAATTGGAAAATATAGATTTCAGATGGCTCAGCTTTAACGGAAAAACGCCGCTTAACGATAATATTTTATATGCCGGAATATGCAACAAGGCAAAAAACAAAAAAGCCGCCGAAGCATTTTTTATTTGGTTTTTTCGTGAAGATGTACAAAAGCAGCTTTTAGACCGCTCAAATCAAATGGATTTAATGATTAACTCTTTTGCACTTGCAGGAGGTTTTTCAGGGCTTAGACAAGTTACGGAAAAACTTTTACCGCGTTATTACCCGTTATTACTTGCTCATTTACCTCAAAGAGAAACCTTTTATGCCCCGCATATTTTACCCAGCAATTGGTTAAAATTAAAAAAAGAAATATTAATGCCGTATTTAAAAGATGCTTGCGGAGCGGAAAACGAAACTAAACCAATTCCGTCTTTAAATAAAAAAATTACCGACTGGTATAAAAACCAATAA
- a CDS encoding AAA family ATPase, with protein MKPEILKIKNIGPFAGTHTIDFTVLDSIFLVCGKTGAGKTTIFDAISYIFFSRPIGGRAQIMRSLRSQFAEENEIAEAELTFSIGASRYKILRQLPFLKPGKKNEIPEEVLLFEWKSGKWNNLTSTKKETDEKIKNIIKLTEKEFSRIVLLPQGEFANFLKENSNQKKETLSELFPISKYSDIMQLAKEMQKEKSSKINFIKTALENIQSKFNLETYSLKKEGLEKEIAAIKKNYSQAADKIKIKTAELEQSKILNQKAEEHKIVLEQLSELESQAVEIEGFQNKIEKARRALSLSGQAEMINKLTSSITENKIETDKKIKELNSVTEILKSLKNEEAVIEGEKIKTAELRKNLDSLERAASVYSEIVEKQKEQKLNKEQKKEIESKLKQAEESEIDFTKEILELQSVIEETDLRKANSDKAEMSLNYFKRLSELAERKHSAKERHLKFVAAAENSRRNLELIIKDYEIEKEMLAELKKQKTAEELNRKAAAIAVNLEEGSPCPVCGSTHHPKPAVKSGESLFTLEEKIQKSERIIEILSVKKETEDKNYTELKKDAERYKDETDETENYFLKLNGEFLNEDFIFSEIPKVEEIKLFITETAKVSEKAFLSLKEAQIANTKKNNLQKELEKIRNEKEALTSALTAVAVKEAGIQSTLKEKQKQYDAAFTELNSEIRKSNIEDTIENCRNLISLNDRKINGYAERVAENRLKHGKLETAIIQIQEQMKKDEAALFKKTEELNGNLEKKGFNSLEELFASILKEEEINELENEVKEFTEKRIALRQASLTLEAELKNKEIKSIEKIANEIQSLQKNIDEEQVRAAEFIKELTLITGHFEEYKKYSQELKIACEDSRLITELSDNLNGENKFKLKFDIWMLSAFLREITVYANRRLEKMSGGRYILKVSGEVSGNNLSGLDLEIYDAYTGGTRPTASLSGGETFMVSISLALGLADSIQNRSGGIKLDSMFIDEGFGTLDEASLENAIAILDEIRGSRMVGIISHVSELKRRIPKKIEIEKTSKGSRIL; from the coding sequence ATGAAACCTGAAATATTAAAAATAAAAAATATAGGCCCCTTTGCAGGAACTCATACAATAGACTTTACGGTTTTAGACTCTATTTTTTTAGTATGCGGAAAAACCGGAGCCGGAAAAACTACAATATTCGATGCAATTTCATATATTTTCTTTTCAAGGCCTATCGGAGGACGAGCTCAAATTATGCGAAGCCTTAGAAGTCAGTTTGCCGAAGAAAATGAAATTGCCGAAGCGGAATTAACTTTTTCGATAGGAGCAAGCCGATATAAAATTTTAAGACAGCTGCCGTTTTTAAAACCGGGAAAGAAAAATGAAATTCCTGAAGAGGTTTTATTGTTTGAATGGAAATCGGGTAAATGGAATAATTTAACTTCAACAAAAAAAGAAACCGATGAAAAGATTAAAAATATAATCAAATTAACCGAAAAAGAATTTTCCCGTATAGTTTTATTGCCTCAGGGTGAGTTTGCAAATTTTTTAAAAGAAAATTCAAATCAAAAAAAAGAAACTCTTTCCGAGTTATTTCCCATTTCAAAATATTCCGATATAATGCAGCTTGCAAAAGAAATGCAAAAAGAAAAAAGTTCAAAAATAAATTTTATTAAAACCGCCTTGGAAAATATTCAATCTAAATTTAATTTGGAAACTTATTCTTTAAAAAAAGAAGGATTGGAAAAAGAAATAGCCGCTATAAAAAAGAATTACAGTCAAGCTGCCGATAAAATAAAAATTAAAACGGCTGAATTGGAACAGTCAAAAATTTTAAATCAAAAGGCGGAAGAGCATAAAATTGTTTTAGAACAATTAAGCGAATTGGAAAGTCAAGCAGTTGAAATCGAAGGTTTTCAAAATAAAATTGAAAAAGCTCGCCGAGCTCTTTCTCTTTCGGGACAGGCTGAGATGATAAACAAACTTACATCTTCAATTACGGAAAATAAAATTGAAACCGACAAAAAAATAAAAGAATTAAATTCCGTAACCGAAATTTTAAAATCTTTAAAAAATGAAGAAGCCGTAATTGAAGGTGAAAAAATAAAAACTGCGGAACTTAGAAAAAACTTGGATTCCTTGGAACGTGCCGCTTCGGTTTACAGTGAAATAGTTGAAAAACAAAAGGAACAAAAATTGAATAAGGAGCAAAAAAAAGAAATTGAAAGTAAACTTAAACAGGCGGAAGAAAGTGAAATCGATTTTACAAAAGAGATTTTGGAATTGCAGAGCGTAATAGAAGAAACGGATTTAAGGAAGGCAAATTCCGATAAGGCGGAGATGAGTTTAAATTACTTTAAAAGATTGTCGGAGCTTGCTGAAAGAAAACACTCCGCAAAAGAGCGTCATTTGAAATTTGTTGCCGCCGCCGAAAACAGCCGCCGTAATTTGGAATTGATTATAAAAGATTATGAGATAGAAAAAGAGATGCTTGCAGAATTAAAAAAACAAAAGACCGCCGAAGAGCTTAACCGAAAAGCGGCGGCAATTGCCGTTAATTTGGAGGAAGGCTCTCCGTGTCCCGTATGCGGTTCTACTCATCATCCTAAACCTGCGGTAAAAAGCGGAGAGAGTCTTTTTACATTGGAAGAAAAAATTCAAAAAAGCGAAAGGATTATAGAAATTCTTTCAGTAAAAAAAGAAACGGAAGATAAAAATTATACTGAGCTTAAAAAAGATGCCGAGCGTTATAAAGATGAAACCGATGAAACTGAAAATTATTTTTTAAAATTAAACGGAGAATTTTTAAATGAAGATTTTATTTTTAGTGAGATACCTAAGGTTGAAGAAATAAAGTTATTTATAACCGAAACCGCAAAAGTTTCGGAAAAAGCTTTTCTTTCTTTAAAAGAAGCTCAAATTGCAAACACGAAAAAAAATAATTTACAAAAAGAGCTTGAAAAAATCAGGAATGAAAAAGAGGCATTAACTTCCGCACTTACTGCCGTTGCGGTAAAAGAAGCCGGAATTCAAAGTACTTTAAAAGAAAAGCAAAAACAGTATGATGCCGCATTTACGGAGTTAAACAGTGAAATCCGAAAATCGAATATTGAAGATACAATTGAAAATTGCCGTAATTTAATTTCTTTAAATGACAGAAAAATAAACGGGTATGCGGAAAGAGTGGCGGAGAATCGACTGAAACACGGAAAGTTGGAAACTGCAATTATACAAATCCAGGAACAAATGAAAAAAGATGAAGCCGCTTTATTTAAAAAAACCGAAGAGCTGAACGGCAACCTTGAAAAAAAAGGATTTAATTCTTTAGAAGAGCTTTTTGCTTCCATATTAAAAGAAGAGGAAATAAATGAGCTTGAAAACGAAGTTAAAGAATTTACCGAAAAAAGAATTGCATTAAGACAGGCGTCTTTAACTCTTGAAGCCGAATTAAAAAATAAAGAAATAAAGTCAATTGAAAAAATTGCAAATGAAATACAATCTTTACAAAAAAATATTGATGAAGAGCAGGTAAGAGCTGCGGAATTTATAAAAGAGCTTACTTTAATTACCGGGCATTTTGAGGAATATAAAAAATATTCTCAAGAATTAAAAATCGCTTGTGAAGATTCAAGACTGATAACCGAACTTTCAGACAATTTAAACGGAGAAAATAAATTTAAATTAAAGTTCGATATATGGATGCTTTCGGCTTTTTTACGTGAAATTACGGTTTATGCCAACCGCCGATTGGAAAAAATGAGCGGCGGAAGATATATTTTAAAAGTAAGCGGAGAAGTATCGGGAAATAATCTGTCCGGTTTGGATTTGGAAATTTATGACGCTTACACCGGGGGTACACGTCCTACGGCAAGTCTTTCTGGAGGAGAAACATTTATGGTTTCAATCAGTCTTGCTCTCGGGCTTGCCGATTCCATTCAAAATAGAAGCGGCGGTATAAAACTTGATTCTATGTTTATAGATGAAGGCTTCGGAACTCTTGATGAAGCAAGTCTTGAAAATGCAATTGCGATTTTAGATGAAATTCGAGGCAGCCGAATGGTAGGGATTATTTCACATGTAAGTGAGTTAAAAAGGCGTATTCCTAAAAAAATAGAAATAGAAAAAACTTCAAAAGGCTCAAGAATTTTATAA
- a CDS encoding WD40 repeat domain-containing protein: MNTENNAEDTANPENSGGSHTDISQQQPAGTEKTQQEKNVTGQQNTDGSEPKTEQPPVGQAASYALSLGITLGTDKAVKEAILKNKPKETDKAQSANIVHKFAGGVSEIVNAGMQPVFFAAGNDGFVTRYSYPDFKPDTWQLSFMPIKKIAVHPQGRLVAIYESDGFGVHQVSLWDWTLKKNIFAKRLSDSVASLSWSAKGTYLFIGNRSTDGITVLDSKGNVKNIYSQAPGIVFLAATASSEKNIVTYGESGRLIYTEIASKKKIKEFRTENKLENPNLIKNFNLIIGYKNKTVYVIDAVTGKVKEQYPANYAIFAAKLQDSAPIWIERTRKKNEWCIRQGKAYSQGFYVPSNSKITAARHVKDNLIIGTEDGSVYMLGMNVDSTVKVETPLEYERTEIDDITTDGESVYVLQEGKIYSQKSPDEKPVLITAGLKTNRFLFYNNGFLLWSNERKHIPIYHYSFETGKLKTAAQPKESVISLSVYKDNILYVESFNGVSLINSATGKKTFFYNAPGVQNAVQIDDENILISKSAIDRAQSPVFLININTEETAPIQIEGDLIFALEQNSSNPNTLSCFLVNSKPSNKTELITIKLSGKNLIDSSFKPVLSYKEEDLTAFLKTSGNDILTNLGKGSLVHYNTATRQAIRLKRDYGFSKDAAILKNYFVSLNMGGTISWYSRKEKVLLKTNGIDIHN, encoded by the coding sequence ATGAATACCGAAAATAATGCGGAGGATACGGCAAATCCGGAAAATTCCGGCGGGTCCCATACCGATATTTCACAACAGCAACCCGCAGGTACGGAAAAAACACAACAGGAAAAAAACGTTACCGGGCAACAAAATACAGACGGTTCCGAACCGAAAACGGAACAACCTCCTGTAGGACAAGCCGCTTCTTACGCTCTTTCGCTCGGTATAACACTCGGAACGGATAAGGCGGTTAAAGAAGCAATCCTTAAAAATAAACCCAAAGAAACGGATAAGGCTCAATCCGCAAATATAGTACATAAATTTGCAGGAGGAGTTTCCGAAATCGTAAATGCCGGTATGCAGCCGGTTTTTTTTGCAGCTGGAAACGACGGTTTTGTAACCCGCTATTCTTATCCCGATTTTAAACCCGATACTTGGCAGCTTTCGTTTATGCCTATAAAAAAAATTGCCGTACACCCTCAAGGGAGGCTTGTTGCAATTTACGAAAGCGACGGCTTCGGAGTACATCAGGTTTCGCTTTGGGATTGGACTCTTAAAAAAAATATATTTGCAAAGCGCCTTTCCGACTCGGTAGCATCTCTTTCGTGGTCGGCAAAAGGAACATATCTTTTTATCGGCAACCGTTCTACGGACGGAATTACGGTATTGGACTCAAAAGGAAATGTAAAAAATATTTACAGTCAAGCACCGGGTATAGTTTTTTTAGCCGCAACGGCTTCTTCCGAAAAAAATATTGTAACTTACGGAGAATCGGGAAGACTTATTTATACTGAAATAGCTTCAAAGAAAAAAATAAAAGAATTCCGTACGGAAAATAAATTGGAAAATCCCAATCTCATAAAAAATTTCAATCTTATTATAGGATATAAAAATAAAACCGTTTATGTAATCGATGCCGTAACCGGAAAGGTTAAAGAGCAATATCCCGCAAATTATGCAATCTTTGCGGCAAAATTACAGGATTCCGCCCCGATTTGGATTGAACGCACAAGAAAAAAAAATGAATGGTGTATAAGACAGGGAAAGGCCTATTCTCAAGGATTTTATGTTCCTTCAAATTCAAAAATCACTGCAGCCCGCCATGTAAAAGATAATCTTATAATAGGAACTGAAGACGGTTCGGTTTATATGCTTGGAATGAATGTGGATTCAACGGTAAAAGTCGAAACACCTTTGGAATATGAGCGGACTGAAATTGACGATATTACTACGGACGGAGAAAGTGTTTATGTTTTACAGGAAGGAAAAATATATTCACAAAAATCTCCCGATGAAAAACCGGTTCTTATTACGGCAGGTTTAAAAACAAACCGCTTTTTATTTTACAATAACGGTTTTTTACTTTGGTCCAATGAACGTAAACATATCCCAATTTATCATTATTCTTTTGAAACGGGAAAGTTAAAAACCGCTGCACAGCCGAAAGAAAGCGTTATTTCCCTTTCCGTTTACAAGGATAATATTTTATATGTCGAATCGTTTAACGGCGTTTCTCTTATCAATTCTGCAACAGGGAAAAAAACTTTTTTTTATAATGCGCCCGGAGTACAAAATGCAGTCCAAATAGATGATGAAAATATTTTAATTTCAAAAAGCGCTATCGACAGAGCACAAAGCCCCGTTTTTCTCATTAACATAAATACTGAAGAAACAGCCCCTATTCAAATTGAAGGAGATTTGATTTTTGCACTTGAACAAAATTCTTCAAACCCGAATACTTTAAGCTGCTTTTTAGTAAATTCCAAACCTTCGAACAAAACGGAATTGATAACCATAAAATTAAGCGGAAAAAATTTAATCGACAGCTCGTTCAAACCGGTTCTTTCTTATAAAGAAGAAGACCTTACCGCATTTTTAAAAACAAGCGGGAACGATATATTAACCAATTTGGGGAAAGGTTCTCTTGTACACTATAATACCGCTACAAGGCAAGCTATTAGACTGAAGCGGGATTACGGTTTTTCAAAAGATGCGGCCATTCTTAAAAATTATTTTGTCAGTTTAAATATGGGCGGAACAATTTCGTGGTACAGCCGAAAAGAAAAAGTTTTATTAAAAACAAACGGTATTGATATTCATAATTGA
- a CDS encoding exonuclease SbcCD subunit D C-terminal domain-containing protein yields the protein MKILHTADFHLGKTLYETSQTERQKKMLNDIYNILLNDNYAALIIAGDIYDRSIPSSEAVAMFDSFLSKIHINLPDTVILIIPGNHDSADRLSFGSQIFKMQNIHIAADTACLCTPVTVKQNNETVDFFLLPFLHLGSFLREEEQGDLFSIENKLDTQAAMAEEASRRLKGAVKPDVPSVLIAHFFTLNGIPSSSERAFLGTAEFVRPELFDFFSYTALGHLHKMQKITERMYYSGAPLTYSFDESVAEKVVLSVDINCNAEGFPVTIKKVPIEPLKKMIRLEGCFQDFFETEKFDEYKNDFLEINLIDKTVIKSPMSLLQKKFPYLLNIQQKSVSEKLKTEDKSFSEILKKNIEAPEIIFENFLNFENAIEETADGKKQNLFKEICGKALSEEV from the coding sequence ATGAAAATATTACATACCGCCGATTTTCATCTCGGTAAAACCTTATACGAAACTTCACAAACGGAACGCCAAAAAAAAATGCTTAATGATATTTACAATATTCTTTTAAACGATAATTATGCGGCATTAATTATTGCAGGCGATATTTACGACCGCTCCATTCCTTCTTCGGAAGCGGTTGCAATGTTCGATTCGTTTTTATCGAAGATTCATATTAACCTTCCCGATACCGTAATTTTAATAATACCCGGAAATCATGATTCTGCCGACAGGCTTTCCTTCGGCTCGCAAATTTTTAAAATGCAGAACATTCACATAGCAGCCGATACTGCCTGTTTATGTACACCGGTTACCGTAAAGCAAAATAATGAAACCGTAGATTTTTTCTTATTACCGTTTTTACATTTGGGTTCATTTTTAAGGGAGGAAGAGCAAGGTGATTTATTTTCAATTGAAAATAAATTGGATACACAGGCTGCAATGGCGGAAGAGGCTTCCCGAAGATTAAAAGGTGCGGTAAAACCTGATGTGCCGTCCGTTTTAATAGCTCATTTTTTTACATTGAACGGAATCCCTTCTTCTTCCGAGAGAGCGTTTTTGGGTACAGCCGAATTTGTACGACCCGAGCTTTTCGATTTTTTTTCATACACGGCGTTAGGTCATTTACATAAAATGCAAAAGATAACCGAAAGAATGTATTATTCCGGAGCTCCCCTTACTTACAGTTTCGATGAAAGCGTAGCCGAAAAAGTTGTGTTATCCGTAGATATAAATTGTAATGCCGAAGGCTTTCCCGTTACGATAAAAAAAGTACCTATAGAGCCTTTAAAAAAAATGATACGTCTTGAAGGGTGTTTTCAAGATTTTTTTGAAACTGAAAAGTTCGATGAATACAAGAATGATTTTTTGGAAATTAATTTAATTGATAAAACTGTAATTAAAAGCCCTATGAGTTTATTGCAAAAAAAATTTCCTTATCTTTTAAATATTCAACAAAAATCTGTTTCGGAAAAACTTAAAACCGAGGATAAAAGTTTTTCCGAAATTTTAAAAAAGAATATAGAAGCTCCTGAAATTATTTTTGAAAATTTTTTAAATTTCGAAAATGCTATAGAAGAAACTGCGGACGGTAAAAAGCAAAACCTTTTTAAAGAAATATGCGGTAAGGCTCTAAGTGAGGAAGTATAA
- a CDS encoding adenylate/guanylate cyclase domain-containing protein, whose translation MGVNPFWNSYPNVGTHANIYNTIMNEAFITPLSKQLSLLIAFILTFLCAFVLNKIENSFGKILFGILFLFFILGAGISLFIFGLIYLQLFTPIISFVTCFLIILVLDFVFTEKEKSFLRKAFGVYLSDDVVNEIVSDPEKLALGGEKKRITALFTDIKSFSTLSEKITPEHLVSVLNIYLTQMSDLILAEKGTIDKYIGDAIVSFFGAPTDLPDHAYRACLAAVRMKQIETELNKKLYESGDIPMPIFTRIGINTGDMVVGNMGTEKKMNYTIMGNDVNLAARLEGVNKKYGTWILVSESTWNETNGAFLGRRLDRVRVVGINTPVQLYNIICVKSEAEPKMIKLVEVFENAITCYREKQYEKALALFKECLTIAPDDEPSKMFFERMSSLISDKAAAAIHDDIVNMTSK comes from the coding sequence TTGGGGGTTAATCCGTTTTGGAACTCTTATCCCAATGTGGGAACGCATGCAAATATTTACAATACAATAATGAATGAAGCATTCATTACGCCTCTTTCCAAACAACTTTCACTTTTGATTGCTTTTATTCTTACATTTTTATGCGCCTTTGTTTTAAATAAAATAGAAAACAGCTTCGGTAAAATTCTTTTCGGCATATTATTTTTGTTTTTTATTTTAGGAGCCGGAATAAGTTTATTTATTTTCGGATTGATTTACTTACAGCTTTTTACTCCGATTATTTCTTTTGTAACATGTTTTCTTATAATTCTTGTACTTGATTTTGTTTTTACCGAAAAAGAAAAAAGTTTTTTACGTAAAGCCTTCGGTGTTTATCTTTCCGATGATGTCGTAAACGAAATAGTTTCCGACCCCGAAAAGCTTGCATTGGGCGGCGAGAAAAAAAGAATTACTGCCTTATTTACCGATATAAAATCTTTTTCAACACTGTCTGAAAAAATTACGCCTGAACATTTGGTTTCGGTATTAAATATCTACTTAACGCAAATGAGCGATTTGATTTTAGCTGAAAAAGGCACTATCGATAAATATATAGGAGATGCTATAGTTTCATTTTTCGGAGCACCTACCGATTTACCCGACCATGCTTATAGAGCCTGTCTTGCAGCCGTAAGAATGAAACAAATCGAAACTGAATTAAATAAAAAACTTTATGAATCGGGCGATATTCCTATGCCGATTTTTACACGTATAGGAATTAACACAGGCGATATGGTTGTAGGAAACATGGGTACCGAAAAGAAAATGAATTACACAATTATGGGAAACGATGTAAACCTTGCAGCCCGTCTTGAAGGTGTAAATAAAAAATACGGTACTTGGATTTTAGTTTCGGAATCTACATGGAATGAAACAAACGGGGCCTTTCTCGGAAGAAGACTGGACCGAGTTCGAGTTGTAGGAATAAATACACCTGTTCAATTATATAATATTATATGTGTAAAATCCGAAGCGGAACCTAAAATGATAAAACTTGTTGAAGTATTTGAAAATGCAATTACTTGTTACCGAGAAAAGCAATACGAAAAAGCTTTAGCTTTATTTAAAGAATGTTTAACGATTGCTCCCGACGATGAGCCGTCTAAAATGTTTTTTGAAAGAATGAGTTCTCTTATTTCGGATAAAGCGGCTGCCGCTATACATGATGATATTGTAAATATGACTTCAAAATAA
- a CDS encoding CpXC domain-containing protein, with product MKIYCPCDKRFDVEHSTIINLDKTPEIIDKIKDGSFLTFKCPQCGRPVRAEIKTRIEWPSKKSILLFVPESDRIACLSSSAGFKQIDLSTNKEEKTPYIKSDETPVIGYAELADRIAVLNAGLNPHAIEVLKFFILNSGKDIKGKKIKMFFNSVEGDNFKFYVHGLKANEVAVMPIPKKLYDSVLTDIQQKKKQEVFEAVYLGNYLSYQNIFTEGQGE from the coding sequence ATGAAAATATATTGCCCGTGCGACAAGCGTTTTGATGTTGAGCATTCTACAATTATAAATTTAGATAAAACCCCTGAAATAATTGATAAAATTAAAGACGGCAGTTTTTTAACTTTTAAATGCCCCCAATGCGGAAGACCGGTACGCGCCGAAATAAAAACAAGAATCGAATGGCCTTCAAAAAAAAGTATCTTACTTTTTGTTCCGGAATCGGACAGAATCGCCTGTTTATCATCTTCGGCAGGGTTTAAACAAATAGATTTATCTACAAATAAAGAAGAAAAAACACCTTATATAAAAAGCGATGAAACTCCCGTCATAGGTTATGCCGAGCTTGCAGACCGTATAGCAGTACTTAATGCGGGACTCAATCCGCATGCAATAGAAGTTTTAAAATTCTTTATCCTTAACAGCGGCAAGGATATTAAAGGGAAAAAAATTAAAATGTTTTTTAATTCCGTTGAAGGCGATAATTTTAAATTTTATGTACACGGACTTAAAGCGAATGAAGTTGCGGTAATGCCTATTCCTAAAAAACTTTACGATTCCGTTTTAACCGATATTCAACAAAAGAAAAAACAGGAAGTATTTGAAGCGGTTTATTTGGGAAATTATCTTTCATACCAAAATATTTTTACCGAAGGACAAGGTGAATAA